In one Pseudomonas sp. SCA2728.1_7 genomic region, the following are encoded:
- a CDS encoding molecular chaperone HscC — MIVGIDLGTTNSLVAVWRGDATELVPNALGQFLTPSVVGLDDQGRILVGQAARERLHTHPRLTASLFKRHMGSATQTYLADKAFRPEELSALVLKSLKEDVERAFGEPVTEAVISVPAYFSDAQRKATRIAGELAGLKVEKLINEPTAAALAYGLHQRDKETSFLVFDLGGGTFDVSILELFEGVMEVRASAGDNFLGGEDFDTVLLEHFISHHRSAADFPERSSVIQPLRREAERVRKALGQDDSAEFRLQLGERQWTQTITQQQLATLYMPLLERLRAPIERALRDARIRVSDLDEILLVGGTTRMPLVRKLAAGLFGRFPSITLDPDQVVAQGAAIQAALKARAAALEEVVLTDVCSYTLGIETSTQVGRNYESGHYLPIIERNSIVPVSRVKTVYTLHDNQEQVVVRIFQGESRLVKDNVALGELDIKVPKRKAGEVALDVRFTYDNNGLLEAQVKIPLTGQQHSLVIENNPGVLSPEEIQQRLQNLAQLKIHPREQQVNTLLTARLERLYQESLGDLRDLMGDWAKQFQIALDSQDERQIREVRTDLSRRLSELDRTPWQ; from the coding sequence CCAATGCCCTGGGCCAGTTCCTGACACCGAGCGTTGTCGGCCTGGATGATCAAGGCCGGATTCTGGTCGGTCAGGCGGCGCGTGAGCGTCTGCACACGCATCCGCGTCTGACCGCATCGCTGTTCAAGCGCCACATGGGCAGCGCCACGCAAACGTACCTGGCCGACAAGGCGTTTCGCCCCGAAGAACTGTCCGCGCTGGTGCTCAAGAGTTTGAAGGAAGACGTCGAGCGCGCGTTTGGCGAACCCGTCACCGAAGCCGTGATCAGCGTTCCGGCCTACTTCAGTGATGCCCAGCGCAAGGCTACGCGGATCGCCGGCGAACTGGCCGGGCTGAAGGTCGAGAAGCTGATCAACGAACCGACCGCTGCCGCCCTCGCCTATGGACTGCACCAACGGGACAAGGAAACTTCGTTCCTGGTTTTCGACCTCGGTGGCGGTACCTTCGACGTGTCGATTCTGGAGCTGTTCGAAGGCGTGATGGAGGTACGCGCCAGCGCCGGTGACAACTTCCTCGGCGGTGAAGACTTCGACACCGTGCTGCTTGAGCACTTCATCAGCCATCACCGTTCCGCCGCAGACTTCCCGGAGCGCAGCAGCGTCATCCAGCCGCTGCGTCGCGAGGCCGAGCGCGTGCGCAAGGCGCTGGGTCAGGACGACAGTGCCGAATTCCGCCTGCAACTCGGTGAGCGCCAGTGGACGCAAACCATCACCCAGCAACAGTTGGCGACGCTGTACATGCCGCTGCTCGAGCGCCTGCGCGCGCCGATTGAACGGGCGCTGCGCGATGCGCGCATCCGTGTCAGCGACCTCGACGAGATTCTGTTGGTCGGCGGCACCACGCGCATGCCGCTGGTACGCAAACTCGCTGCCGGGCTGTTCGGCCGCTTCCCGTCGATCACCCTCGACCCGGATCAGGTCGTGGCACAAGGCGCGGCCATTCAGGCGGCACTCAAGGCCCGCGCCGCCGCGCTGGAAGAAGTGGTGCTGACCGATGTCTGCTCCTACACGCTGGGGATCGAGACTTCGACGCAGGTCGGTCGCAACTATGAGAGCGGCCACTACCTGCCGATCATCGAGCGCAACAGCATCGTCCCGGTCAGTCGGGTGAAAACCGTGTACACGCTGCACGACAATCAGGAACAGGTAGTCGTGCGCATCTTTCAGGGCGAAAGCCGTCTGGTCAAAGACAACGTCGCACTCGGCGAACTGGACATCAAGGTACCGAAACGCAAGGCCGGCGAAGTTGCCCTCGACGTGCGTTTCACCTACGACAACAACGGTCTGCTCGAAGCCCAGGTGAAAATCCCCCTGACCGGACAACAGCATTCGCTGGTCATCGAGAACAACCCGGGCGTGCTGTCTCCCGAGGAAATCCAGCAACGCCTGCAAAACCTGGCACAGCTGAAAATTCATCCGCGCGAGCAGCAGGTCAATACGCTGCTGACTGCACGTCTGGAACGCCTCTATCAGGAAAGCCTGGGCGATCTGCGTGATCTGATGGGCGATTGGGCCAAGCAATTCCAGATAGCCCTCGACTCTCAGGACGAGCGCCAGATCCGTGAAGTGCGCACCGACTTGAGCCGCCGCCTGAGCGAACTTGATCGCACCCCGTGGCAATAA